A window from Carassius gibelio isolate Cgi1373 ecotype wild population from Czech Republic chromosome B3, carGib1.2-hapl.c, whole genome shotgun sequence encodes these proteins:
- the LOC127953945 gene encoding glutamate receptor ionotropic, NMDA 2A-like: protein MHQYMVKYHQSGVNDALVSLKTGKLDAFIYDAAVLNYMAGRDEGCKLVTIGSGYIFATTGYGIALQKGSAWKRSVDLAILAIIGDGEMEELEAQWLTGICHNEKNEVMSSQLDVDNMAGVFYMLATAMGLSLITFVWEHLFYWRLRYCFTGVCSGKPGLLFTISRGIWSCIHGVHIDMKKKSSDLDFSPQSNMLKLIKSAKQMTNMTNLSGSRINSPKRGGEFMHSASPMIMDMMAEKGNFIYTDNRSYAQKDIYGDSSDLQAYLANRHKDHLNNYIFQGQHPLTLNESNPNTVEVAVSADTAQTNAKPRALWKKSVDTLRQTQGPETLDPRLSMKSQRYLPEDTAHSDISDCSSRATSYKDPDNNKHLKPKDNLKKRSMTSKYPRDCSEVELSYLKNKQGGTGREKIYTIDSDRELSLHSEPQHYREGRGLTTDDLDFGEIYSDHNDNYRKCDQPIIHLNSSPLHQGDSDLLPDNVYNKHYNMKEKNLSSHESNDRFKQTHCRSCLSKVTNYGTGPYAGLRSPYNRCEACLHMGNLYDISEDQMLQEAMISPSMHHDDMFSHYWPQTDGPHVQRRNRLRLSRQHSFDNIMLEKPKEIDPNRPARSVSLKEKDRFLEDSPYANMFNIKADKLFGSRSMLFNRNLEESKRSKSLYPDHPSDNPFMQSVRDDTRLVHGRSSSDIYKQLAPIKARNENNLRSSEKSTTSYCSRDGRIPNDMYISEHVMPYVANKTSAYSAPRVLNSSQFSNRRVYKKIPSLESDV from the exons ATGCACCAGTACATGGTGAAGTACCATCAGTCGGGGGTGAACGACGCGCTGGTCAGCTTGAAGACGGG GAAACTTGATGCCTTCATATATGACGCAGCTGTGCTGAACTACATGGCCGGAAGGGATGAGGGCTGTAAACTAGTGACCATTGGTAGTGGCTATATCTTTGCTACCACTGGCTATGGCATTGCGCTGCAGAAAGGGTCAGCCTGGAAGCGCTCGGTGGATCTGGCCATTTTGGCTATTATTGGAGATG GTGAGATGGAGGAGTTGGAGGCTCAGTGGCTGACTGGGATCTGCCACAATGAGAAGAACGAGGTAATGAGCAGCCAGCTGGATGTGGACAACATGGCTGGAGTGTTCTACATGCTTGCGACCGCCATGGGTCTCAGCCTCATTACCTTTGTCTGGGAGCACCTGTTCTACTGGAGACTCAGATACTGCTTCACTGGTGTCTGCTCGGGCAAACCAGGCCTGCTCTTCACCATCAGCAGG gGTATATGGAGTTGCATTCATGGCGTTCACATCGACATGAAGAAAAAGTCATCCGATTTGGACTTCAGTCCACAGTCCAACATGCTCAAGCTTATCAAGTCCGCCAAGCAGATGACTAATATGACCAACCTCAGCGGCTCCAGGATCAACTCTCCTAAACGTGGCGGTGAGTTCATGCATTCGGCAAGCCCCATGATCATGGACATGATGGCAGAGAAAGGGAACTTTATCTACACTGACAACCGTAGCTATGCCCAAAAGGACATCTACGGAGACTCCAGCGACTTGCAGGCATATCTGGCCAACCGCCACAAGGACCATCTAAACAACTACATCTTCCAAGGTCAGCATCCCCTCACCCTCAATGAATCAAACCCTAATACCGTAGAGGTGGCGGTGAGCGCAGACACAGCCCAGACCAATGCAAAACCCCGAGCTCTGTGGAAGAAATCTGTGGATACTTTGCGTCAAACACAGGGGCCTGAAACCCTAGACCCCCGTTTGTCCATGAAGAGTCAGAGATACCTGCCAGAGGACACAGCACACTCGGATATCTCTGACTGCTCAAGCAGGGCCACCTCCTACAAGGATCCAGACAATAACAAGCACCTGAAGCCCAAggataacttaaaaaaaagatcGATGACGTCAAAATACCCTAGGGATTGCAGCGAAGTAGAGCTGTCCTACTTAAAAAATAAGCAGGGCGGAACGGGCCGGGAGAAAATCTACACCATAGACTCTGACCGGGAGCTGAGTCTGCACTCAGAGCCACAACATTACAGGGAAGGCAGAGGCCTAACAACTGACGATTTGGATTTCGGCGAAATTTATTCAGACCACAACGACAATTACAGGAAATGTGACCAGCCCATCATCCATCTCAACAGCAGCCCCCTCCATCAAGGCGACTCGGACCTTCTGCCGGACAATGTCTACAACAAACACTACAACATGAAAGAGAAGAACCTCAGTTCTCACGAAAGCAACGACCGGTTCAAACAGACTCATTGCCGGAGCTGTCTTTCGAAGGTGACCAACTACGGTACGGGGCCGTACGCCGGCCTACGCTCGCCGTATAACCGGTGTGAGGCATGCCTCCACATGGGCAACCTGTATGACATCAGTGAAGACCAGATGCTGCAGGAGGCCATGATCAGCCCTAGCATGCACCACGATGACATGTTTAGCCACTACTGGCCTCAGACGGATGGGCCACATGTGCAGAGGAGGAACAGACTGAGGCTTAGCCGTCAGCACTCCTTTGACAATATCATGCTTGAGAAGCCCAAAGAAATTGACCCGAACCGGCCGGCACGGAGCGTCAGCCTAAAAGAGAAGGACCGCTTCCTGGAGGACAGCCCTTATGCAAACATGTTTAACATTAAGGCTGACAAACTATTTGGCAGCAGGTCCATGCTCTTTAACCGAAACCTGGAGGAAAGCAAGCGTAGTAAGTCACTTTACCCCGATCACCCCTCGGACAACCCCTTCATGCAATCTGTACGGGATGACACTCGCTTGGTCCACGGCCGGAGCTCCTCTGACATTTACAAACAGTTGGCTCCCATCAAAGCTAGGAATGAGAACAATCTGAGGTCATCCGAGAAGTCCACCACTTCATACTGTTCCAGGGATGGTCGAATACCCAATGACATGTACATTTCAGAGCATGTAATGCCTTATGTAGCCAACAAAACTAGTGCATACTCAGCTCCCCGGGTTCTCAATTCTTCGCAGTTTAGCAATAGACGAGTGTATAAGAAAATTCCTAGTCTCGAGTCAGatgtttaa